One stretch of Sander vitreus isolate 19-12246 chromosome 16, sanVit1, whole genome shotgun sequence DNA includes these proteins:
- the notch1a gene encoding neurogenic locus notch homolog protein 1 — MYRFFVKLTFLIPAIVISQGLKCSLPTESCLNGGRCEATSNGNGECKCPNDYVGNRCQYPSPCSPSPCRNGGECRSVSHGNTFDFRCVCRLGFIDRLCLTPTNHACMSSPCRNGGTCDLITLNAFRCRCPPGWSGKTCQLANPCASNPCANGGQCSAFDSTYICTCPPAFHGQTCKQDVNECAQTPSLCLNGGVCVNEVGSYNCRCPHEYTGQHCETPYMPCSPSPCQNGGTCVQKGDTTYDCSCLPGFTGQHCEHNIDDCPGHNCQNGGMCVDGVNTYNCRCPPHYTGQYCTENVDECELMPNACQNGGTCHDTHGSYHCVCVNGWTGDDCSENIDDCASAACYHGATCHDRVASFFCECPHGRTGLLCHLDDACISNPCQKGSNCDTNPVNGMAICTCPPGYTGSACNLDIDECSLGANPCEHGGRCLNTKGSFQCKCLQGYEGPRCEMDVNECMSNPCHNDATCLDQIGGFHCICMPGYEGVFCHMNTDECASQPCLNNGKCIDKINSFHCECSKGFSGSLCQVDIDECASTPCKNGAKCTDGPNKYTCECAEGYTGQHCETDINECYSDPCHYGTCKDGLASFTCYCRPGYTGRLCETNINECVSQPCKNGGTCQDRENTYICACPKGTAGFNCEVNLDDCKSKPCDYGRCIDKINGYECACEPGYTGSMCNINIDECAINPCHNGGTCIDGINSFTCLCPEGYNDATCLSQVDECGSNPCIHGRCQDLINGYKCTCDSGWSGPNCDFNNNECESNPCMNGGTCKDMTSGYHCTCRAGFTGPNCQTNINECASNPCLNQGSCIDDVAGYKCNCLLPYTGENCEILLAPCSPRPCKNGGVCKEAEDYQSFSCICPEGWQGQTCEIDINECVKSPCRNGAICQNTMGGYQCKCQPGYTGQKCETDTDDCKPNPCSNGGLCRDSIDTFTCTCLPGFRGGRCEQDINECESNPCRNGANCTDCVNSYTCTCPPGFSGINCEINTNDCTDSSCFNGGTCVDGINAFTCLCLPGFTGSYCQYDINECDSKPCLNGGSCLDSYGTYKCTCPHGYTGVNCQNLVRWCDSSPCKNGGSCWQQGASYTCQCQTGWTGLYCDIPSVSCEVAAQQQGVEVVHLCRNSGQCLDAGSTHYCRCQAGYTGSYCQEQVDECSPNPCQNGAACTDYLGGYSCECVPGYHGVNCSKEINECQSQPCQNGGTCIDLINTYKCSCPRGTQGVHCEINLDDCTPSSDPLTNEPKCFNNGKCVDRIGGYQCVCPAGYVGERCEGDVNECLSDPCDPRGSYNCIQLTNSYRCECRTGYTGQRCDKVFDGCKGRPCRNGGSCAVASNTPHGFICKCPPGFTGSSCEYDSRSCGSLNCRNGGTCVSGHIGPRCLCPPTFTGPECQTPTDSLCISNPCYNGGTCQITPDVPFFQCSCPSNFNGLLCHILDYSFVGGFGRDITPPPEVEVSCEIPQCDEWAGNHICDSLCNNHACGWDGGDCSLNFDDPWQNCSAALQCWRYFNDGKCDGQCNSPGCLYDGFDCQGQEGQCNPLYDQYCKDHYADGHCDQGCNNAECEWDGLDCANNMPEKLADGHLVLVVHIPPEQLKNRSSAFLREISSVLHTNVVFRRDAKGEPMIFPYYGNEQDLVKHNVLKRSTDGWPEWASMPANVLGQVKESVSAMVSPRKRRELDPVQVKGSVVYLEIDNRQCYQQSTECFQSATDVAAFLGALATSGNLNVPYIEAVTSVRPTPSSSELYPMYIVFLGLAALGFICLGVLVSRKRRREHGQLWFPEGFKTSEPSKKKRREPLGEDSVGLRPMKNSDINLMDDNQNEWDDEDPDCRRFRLEEQAMLDLSDRTDHRKWTQQHLDAADLRIASIAPTPPQGEIENDCMDVNVRGPDGFTPLMIASCSGGGLETGTSEEEEDPSAEIISDFIYQGANLHNQTDRTGETALHLAARYARSDAAKRLLESSADANVQDNMGRTPLHAAVAADAQGVFQILIRNRATDLDARMHDGTTPLILAARLAVEGMVEELINCHADANATDDSGKSALHWAAAVNNVEAAMVLLKNGANKDMQDNKEETPIFLAAREGSFETAKVLLEHFANREITDHLDQLPRDIAQERMHYDIVRLLDEYNLVRSPGLHSGPLSTSSLSPPLCSPNDYLSNLKPTLSVKKVRKLSAGGKGGKDGGKDNRMKKKKSLDGKGNLLDTSAVLSPVDSLESPHGYLSDVASPPMTSPFQQSPPMSLNHLQGNGDHMGQMSMGKDMGCMSFDPHPLRLSHMPVSSPSSQGTTSIGGNRGGQCDWISRMHPGVGQQGGFTQAPPISHNMMGALHGVSTATLSQIMGYQNLQTSHLGSAHMMQQAHSRQLQHQNSNSTTAGQSLNQSFPNVELNGSDMQQNNGHSMPIHTVMPQETQILGNQFLTPPSQHSYSSPMDNTPNHQLQVPDHPFLTPSPGSPDQWSSSSPHSNMSDWSEGISSPPTSIHSQMNLIPDQFK, encoded by the exons GTGTCCCAATGACTACGTAGGCAATCGTTGCCAGTATCCAAGCCCCTGCAGCCCTTCACCCTGCCGCAATGGTGGTGAATGCCGCTCTGTTTCCCATGGCAACACGTTTGATTTCCGCTGCGTGTGCCGCCTGGGTTTCATAGACCGGCTATGCCTGACCCCCACCAACCATGCCTGCATGAGCTCCCCCTGTCGCAATGGAGGGACTTGTGACCTCATTACCCTCAACGCCTTCCGCTGCCGCTGCCCACCTGGGTGGTCAG gTAAAACCTGCCAGCTTGCCAACCCATGCGCGTCCAATCCATGCGCAAACGGTGGCCAGTGCTCAGCCTTCGATTCCACGTACATCTGCACCTGCCCACCCGCCTTCCACGGTCAAACTTGCAAGCAAGACGTCAACGAGTGCGCCCagactccctctctctgtcttaatggtggtgtgtgtgtgaacgagGTGGGCTCATACAACTGCCGCTGTCCTCATGAGTACACTGGTCAACACTGTGAGACACCCTACATGCCATGCAGCCCTTCACCATGCCAGAATGGAGGCACTTGTGTGCAGAAGGGAGACACCACCTATGATTGTAGCTGCCTTccag GCTTCACAGGTCAGCACTGTGAGCATAACATCGATGACTGTCCGGGCCACAACTGCCAGAATGGTGGTATGTGTGTGGATGGTGTGAACACCTACAACTGCCGGTGCCCACCTCATTACACAG GTCAATACTGCACAGAAAATGTGGACGAGTGTGAGTTGATGCCCAACGCATGCCAGAATGGAGGGACGTGCCATGACACTCACGGCAGCTACCACTGCGTCTGCGTCAACGGATGGACTGGTGACGACTGCAGCGAGAACATCGACGACTGTGCCAGCGCGGCTTGTTACCACGGCGCTACCTGCCACGACCGCGTAGCCTCCTTCTTCTGCGAGTGTCCACATGGGCGCACAG GTTTGCTGTGCCATCTTGATGACGCCTGCATCAGCAATCCGTGTCAAAAAGGTTCCAACTGTGACACCAACCCAGTCAACGGCATGGCGATCTGCACCTGTCCCCCAGGTTATACTGGGTCAGCCTGCAACCTGGACATTGACGAATGCTCCCTCG GTGCCAACCCTTGTGAACACGGTGGCCGCTGCCTCAACACCAAAGGCTCTTTCCAGTGCAAGTGTCTTCAAGGATATGAAGGACCTCGTTGTGAGATGGATGTCAATGAATGCATGTCTAATCCTTGCCACAATGATGCCACCTGCCTGGATCAGATTGGAGGGTTTCACTGCATTTGTATGCCAG GATATGAGGGTGTGTTCTGCCACATGAACACAGATGAGTGTGCCAGCCAACCATGTCTCAACAACGGCAAGTGCATCGACAAAATCAACTCCTTCCACTGCGAGTGCTCCAAAG GTTTTTCGGGGAGTCTGTGTCAGGTGGACATTGACGAGTGTGCCAGCACCCCCTGCAAGAATGGAGCTAAATGTACCGATGGTCCCAACAAGTACACCTGCGAATGTGCTGAAG GTTACACAGGACAGCACTGTGAGACTGACATCAATGAGTGCTACTCTGACCCCTGCCACTATGGCACCTGCAAGGATGGCCTAGCCTCCTTCACCTGCTACTGCCGCCCTGGCTACACTGGCCGCTTGTGTGAGACCAACATCAATGAGTGTGTTAGCCAGCCCTGCAAGAACGGTGGCACTTGCCAGGACAGGGAGAACACATATATTTGTGCTTGCCCTAAAGGCACTGCAG GTTTCAATTGTGAGGTGAACCTGGACGACTGTAAGAGCAAACCCTGCGACTACGGGCGGTGCATCGACAAAATCAACGGCTACGAGTGTGCATGTGAGCCTGGCTACACAG GATCAATGTGTAACATTAACATTGATGAGTGTGCCATAAACCCCTGTCACAACGGGGGCACATGCATCGATGGCATCAACAGCTTTACCTGCCTGTGCCCAGAGGGCTACAACGACGCCACCTGTTTATCTCAGGTGGATGAGTGTGGCAGCAACCCCTGCATCCACGGCCGATGCCAGGATCTCATCAATGG CTACAAATGTACCTGTGACTCTGGCTGGAGTGGCCCCAACTGTGACTTTAATAATAACGAGTGTGAGTCCAACCCGTGCATGAATGGGGGAACCTGCAAGGACATGACCAGCGGATACCACTGCACATGCAGAGCCGGATTTACTG GACCTAACTGCCAAACTAACATCAACGAGTGTGCCTCCAACCCCTGCCTCAACCAGGGTAGCTGCATTGATGATGTGGCTGGATACAAGTGCAACTGTTTGCTGCCTTACACTG GTGAAAATTGTGAGATCCTGCTGGCGCCCTGCAGCCCCAGACCCTGTAAAAATGGTGGAGTGTGTAAGGAGGCTGAAGACTACCAGAGCTTCTCCTGCATCTGCCCTGAAGGATGGCAAG GTCAAACTTGTGAGATCGATATCAACGAATGTGTGAAGAGCCCATGCCGCAACGGTGCTATATGCCAAAACACTATGGGTGGCTACCAGTGCAAGTGTCAGCCAGGTTACACTGGCCAGAAGTGTGAGACAGATACCGATGACTGCAAACCAA ATCCCTGCAGTAACGGTGGTCTGTGCCGCGATAGCATTGACACTTTCACGTGTACCTGTCTGCCCGGGTTTCGTGGCGGCAGATGTGAGCAGGACATAAATGAGTGTGAGAGTAACCCATGTAGGAATGGCGCCAACTGCACCGATTGTGTCAACAGCTACACCTGCACCTGCCCGCCTGGCTTCAGTGGCATCAACTGTGAGATCAACACCAATGACTGCACCGACAG CTCTTGCTTCAATGGTGGCACTTGCGTGGATGGAATTAATGCTTTCACCTGCCTGTGTCTTCCTGGATTCACTGGCAGTTACTGCCAATATGATATCAATGAGTGTGACTCCAAACCGTGCCTCAATGGAGGATCTTGTCTTGACAGTTATGGGACGTACAAGTGCACCTGTCCTCATGGCTACACAGGAGTAAATTGTCAG AatcttgtgcgctggtgtgatTCATCCCCCTGTAAAAATGGAGGTTCGTGCTGGCAACAGGGAGCCTCTTACACCTGCCAGTGTCAGACTGGATGGACTGGTCTCTATTGTGACATCCCCAGTGTTTCCTGTGAGGTCGCAGCCCAACAACAAG GAGTGGAGGTGGTACACCTGTGCAGGAACTCAGGCCAGTGTCTGGATGCTGGGAGCACACATTACTGCCGATGCCAGGCCGGCTACACCGGGAGTTACTGCCAGGAACAAGTGGACGAGTGCTCACCCAATCCTTGCCAGAACGGAGCCGCCTGTACTGATTATCTGGGAGGCTACAGCTGTGAG TGTGTCCCTGGCTACCACGGTGTAAACTGCTCCAAAGAGATCAATGAATGTCAGTCACAGCCCTGTCAGAATGGAGGCACATGCATCGACCTCATCAACACATATAAGTGCTCCTGTCCCAGAGGAACACAAG GTGTCCACTGTGAGATTAATTTGGATGACTGCACCCCCTCCAGCGACCCACTGACCAACGAGCCCAAGTGCTTCAACAACGGCAAGTGTGTAGACCGCATTGGAGgttaccagtgtgtgtgtccagccGGCTACGTAGGAGAGCGCTGTGAAGGTGACGTCAACGAGTGTTTGTCAGACCCCTGTGACCCCAGAGGGTCCTACAACTGCATTCAGCTCACCAATAGCTACCGCTGCGAATGCCGCACTGGATATACAG GTCAACGTTGTGACAAAGTGTTTGATGGCTGTAAAGGAAGACCCTGCAGAAACGGTGGATCGTGTGCTGTTGCTAGTAACACACCTCATGGTTTCATCTGCAAATGTCCACCT GGCTTCACCGGCTCTTCTTGCGAGTATGATTCTCGCTCTTGCGGGAGTCTGAATTGCAGGAATGGAGGTACATGTGTGTCAGGCCACATAGGCCCACGCTGCCTGTGTCCACCAACCTTCACTGGGCCTGAGTGCCAGACCCCCACTGACAGCCTCTGCATCTCCAACCCCTGCTACAACGGTGGCACGTGCCAGATCACCCCAGACGTGCCGTTCTTCCAGTGCAGCTGCCCCAGCAATTTCAACGGCCTGCTGTGCCACATCCTGGACTATTCATTTGTTGGAGGTTTTGGCCGGGACATCACCCCACCTCCAGAAGTGGAGGTGAGCTGCGAGATTCCTCAGTGTGACGAGTGGGCGGGCAACCATATCTGCGACTCGCTGTGCAACAACCATGCCTGCGGCTGGGATGGAGGAGACTGCTCACTTAATTTTGATGACCCATGGCAAAACTGCTCTGCGGCCTTGCAGTGCTGGCGCTACTTTAACGATGGGAAGTGTGATGGCCAGTGCAACAGCCCTGGGTGTCTCTATGATGGCTTTGATTGTCAGGGACAGGAAGGACAATGCAA TCCGCTGTATGACCAGTACTGTAAAGACCACTATGCCGACGGTCACTGTGACCAGGGCTGCAACAATGCCGAATGTGAATGGGATGGCCTGGACTGCGCCAACAACATGCCAGAGAAGCTGGCAGACGGGCACTTAGTTCTGGTGGTCCATATCCCTCCCGAACAGCTTAAAAATCGTTCTTCAGCCTTCCTCAGAGAGATCAGCAGCGTTCTCCACACCAATGTGGTGTTCCGCCGTGACGCCAAAGGAGAACCAATGATCTTCCCTTACTATGGCAACGAACAGGACCTCGTTAAACATAACGTGCTGAAGCGCTCCACAGATGGCTGGCCCGAGTGGGCTTCAATGCCAGCCAATGTTTTGGGTCAAGTGAAGGAAAGCGTGTCTGCCATGGTCAGCCCTCGAAAACGCAGAGAGCTCGATCCTGTGCAAGTCAAAGG GTCTGTGGTGTACCTGGAGATTGACAACCGTCAGTGTTACCAGCAGTCTACTGAATGCTTCCAGAGCGCCACAGATGTAGCTGCGTTCCTTGGAGCACTGGCCACCAGCGGGAATCTCAATGTTCCCTATATTGAAGCTGTCACCA GTGTGAGACCTACTCCCTCCAGTTCAGAGCTCTACCCAATGTACATAGTCTTCCTCGGCTTGGCTGCTTTGGGTTTCATCTGCCTTGGTGTTCTGGTGTCCCGTAAGAGGCGACGAGAGCACGGCCAGCTCTGGTTTCCTGAGGGATTCAAAACGTCGGAGCCCAGCAAAAAGAAACGCAGAGAGCCATTGGGAGAGGATTCTGTTGGATTGAG GCCCATGAAAAACTCAGACATCAATCTTATGGATGAcaatcaaaatgaatgggatgaTGAGGATCCAGACTGCAGGCGCTTCAGG TTAGAGGAGCAGGCCATGTTGGATTTAAGTGACCGTACTGACCACAGGAAATGGACACAGCAGCATCTGGATGCAGCTGACCTGCGTATTGCGTCCATTGCTCCTACACCTCCTCAGGGAGAGATAGAGAATGACTGCATGGATGTGAATGTCAGAGGACCAG ATGGTTTTACTCCCCTGATGATCGCCTCCTGCAGCGGTGGAGGACTGGAAACTGGTACCagtgaagaggaagaggatCCCTCAGCAGAAATCATCTCTGACTTCATTTACCAAGGCGCCAACCTCCACAACCAGACTGACCGCACAGGCGAGACTGCCCTCCACCTGGCGGCTCGCTACGCCCGCTCTGATGCTGCCAAACGCCTCCTGGAGTCCAGCGCAGATGCCAACGTTCAGGACAACATGGGCCGCACTCCGCTTCACGCTGCTGTGGCTGCAGATGCACAGGGAGTGTTCCAG ATTTTAATCCGAAATCGTGCCACTGATCTTGACGCCCGCATGCACGACGGAACAACACCGCTGATTCTAGCAGCCCGATTGGCGGTTGAGGGCATGGTGGAAGAGCTTATCAACTGCCACGCCGATGCTAACGCCACCGATGATTCTG GTAAATCTGCTCTTCACTGGGCCGCGGCTGTAAACAATGTGGAGGCGGCAATGGTGCTGCTAAAAAATGGTGCCAACAAAGACATGCAAGACAACAAG gaggaAACACCAATCTTCCTTGCAGCCCGTGAAGGCAGTTTTGAGACAGCTAAGGTTCTTCTGGAACACTTTGCCAATCGTGAGATCACCGACCATCTCGACCAGCTGCCCAGAGATATCGCCCAGGAACGCATGCACTATGACATCGTCCGCCTTCTGGATGAGTACAATTTGGTTAGGAGTCCCGGGCTTCACAGCGGCCCCCTAAGCACCTCAAGCCTCTCCCCACCTCTCTGCTCCCCCAATGACTACCTTAGCAACCTCAAGCCCACCCTGTCTGTCAAGAAGGTTCGAAAACTTAGTGCCGGTGGAAAAGGAGGGAAAGATGGGGGCAAAGATAAtagaatgaagaagaaaaagtcgCTGGATGGGAAGGGCAACTTGCTGGACACGTCAGCTGTCCTCTCCCCGGTTGATTCCCTCGAGTCTCCGCATGGCTACCTGTCTGATGTGGCCTCTCCTCCCATGACGTCACCCTTCCAGCAGTCCCCACCTATGTCTCTAAATCACCTACAAGGCAATGGAGACCACATGGGCCAGATGAGCATGGGTAAGGATATGGGCTGTATGTCTTTTGACCCTCACCCACTCCGTCTCTCCCACATGCCTGTGTCCAGCCCCAGTAGTCAGGGCACAACATCCATAGGTGGCAACAGAGGAGGCCAGTGTGACTGGATCTCCAGGATGCACCCAGGTGTCGGCCAGCAAGGAGGCTTTACCCAGGCACCACCTATATCCCACAACATGATGGGTGCTCTGCATGGCGTCAGCACTGCCACTCTGTCTCAGATCATGGGCTACCAGAATCTGCAGACCAGCCACCTCGGCTCTGCACACATGATGCAGCAGGCTCACTCGCGGCAGCTCCAGCACCAAAACTCCAACTCCACCACAGCTGGCCAGTCCCTCAACCAGAGCTTCCCAAACGTTGAGCTGAACGGCTCcgacatgcagcaaaacaaCGGCCACTCTATGCCCATCCACACCGTAATGCCCCAGGAGACGCAGATCCTTGGCAACCAATTTCTCACCCCTCCCTCCCAGCACAGCTACTCTAGCCCCATGGACAACACACCTAACCACCAGCTACAGGTGCCTGACCACCCGTTTCTAACTCCCTCCCCCGGCTCCCCTGACCAATGGTCCAGCTCGTCCCCACATTCCAACATGTCCGATTGGTCTGAAGGCATCTCCAGCCCACCTACAAGTATCCATTCACAGATGAATCTGATCCCAGACCAGTTTAAGTAG